The Halorussus gelatinilyticus genome contains the following window.
CGACGAACACACTCACGACGAGTGCATCGACTACATGCACGAGGAACACGCGCCCCTCGTCAACGACCTGCCGAATCTCCAGCGATACACCTCCTCGCTCCCGGCCAACCCCGAGCGCGTGGACTACGACTACATCGCACAGCTCCGGTTCGGAGGTCCCGAGGAGATGGACGAGGCGTTCGCTTCCGAGCAGGGCCAGACGGTGCAGGAAGACGCCGCGAGCTTCCTCGACATGGAGGCCTCCGAGATGATTTCGACCGTCGGCGAGACCGTCCACTTCGAGGCGGAATAGGTCACCAGATTACGTTCTCGGACCTACTTGTCGAGAGAACGTTTCTGTGAGCTGTTTCTGTTAGGCTCTTCTGTGAGAGGACCACCGAGCCGTGAATAGCTTCGGGCTCGAACACAGCAGTCTCCCGCAACCGCACGGCACTGCACCGCGACAGCCTCACACCTCCCCAGTCTTCTGCGTTGCTCGGTCGCTTCGCTCCACTGCGCTACTCGGCCACCGTCAGAGGCAAGCTCTGACGAGCCGTGCTTCGCTCCGCTCAGCACGACCTCGCGCGGATGGGCGCGACGCACGGCGTCGTCGCGCCCGCACGCGCCGGATGGAAGGTGAAGTATCACGCTCGAAATCGGCTTCACAGTGTCACTCCAGTTCGTACACCCGCGCCTCGTAGGGCCGCAACTCGAACGAGCGCGGGCCTTCCGCGTCCACCGCGTAGTTGTGCAGGACGCACTCCGAATCCTCGTACTCGACGCTCTGTGGGAGCGAGAACGTCGGCGTAGCCTCCCCGAAGTTCAAGACCGTGAGGAGTCGGTCGTCCCCGAGCGTCCGCAGGTAGGCGTAGACGTCCGGGTCGTCGGGCAGGAGGAGTTCGTAGTCGCCGTACACCGCCACGGGCGTCGATTTCCGGAACCGAATCAGCTCCCGGTAGTAGTTCCAGATGGAGCCTTCGCGGGCGGCCGCGTCCTCGACGTTGACCGCGTCGTGGTTCGGGTTCACCGGAATCCACGGCTCGCCCTCGGTGAACCCCGCGTTCTCGTCGTCGGACCACTGCATCGGCGTCCGGGCGTTGTCCCGACTCCGGTAGCTCACGACCTCCAGAATCTCGTCCATCGGCCAGCCCTCGCGCTTCTTTCGCTCTACGAAGTTCCGAGCGCTCACGTCCTGCACCTGCGATTCACGCTCGAAGGGGAAGTTCGTCATGCCGATTTCGTCGCCCTGATAGACGTACGGCGTCCCCCGGAGAGTGAACAGCATCGTCGCCAGCAGTTTCGCCGACTCGATGCGGTAGAGACCGTCGTCGCCGAACCGTGAGACGATTCTGGGCCAGTCGTGGTTGCCGAGATAGACGCTGTTCCAGCCCTCGCCCTGCAGGCCATTCT
Protein-coding sequences here:
- a CDS encoding EthD family reductase — encoded protein: MTCKMVILAVRDDEHTHDECIDYMHEEHAPLVNDLPNLQRYTSSLPANPERVDYDYIAQLRFGGPEEMDEAFASEQGQTVQEDAASFLDMEASEMISTVGETVHFEAE